A window of the Oncorhynchus kisutch isolate 150728-3 linkage group LG12, Okis_V2, whole genome shotgun sequence genome harbors these coding sequences:
- the LOC116376489 gene encoding zygotic DNA replication licensing factor mcm3-like → MAADSVDDREMREAQREYLDFLDDDQDQGVYQSKVRDMISENKNRLIVNINDLRRRNDVRATRYTHTHTLTWCTIYAMNAYRVGL, encoded by the exons ATGGCGGCTGATTCTGTGGACGATCGGGAGAtgagagaagcacagagagaatATCTGGACTTCTTAGATGACGAT CAAGACCAGGGGGTCTACCAGAGCAAGGTACGGGACATGATCAGCGAGAACAAGAACCGCCTCATCGTGAACATCAACGACCTGAGACGACGCAACGACGTGCGGgctaccaggtacacacacacacacacattaacgtgGTGTACCATTTATGCCATGAATGCGTATCGTGTTGGTCTGTAG
- the LOC109879163 gene encoding DNA replication licensing factor MCM3-like has protein sequence MAFGGSVDILATEDPDLVQEEQEELQVYEKHNNLLHGTKRRREKIVSKEFMRKYIHIAKVLTPTLTQEAANHIAEEYSRLRSQEQLGADISRTSPVTARTLETLIRLSSAHAKARMSKAVELEDSEVAVELVQFAYFKKVLEKEKKRGRKEQESDSEEEETTQRTPRSEKKRSRRGSQSSEAYDPYDFAGEKDIPEIQAGTPKPAEEEPMDAPVPPSQDGQTDGQTEVSADRLKEFKSSLLDVFRSAHAQSVSINSLMESVNKDRDAPFTLTEVRAALARMQDDNQIMLADDIIFLI, from the exons atGGCCTTTGGTGGGTCAGTTGACATCCTGGCCACTGAGGATCCTGACTTGGTTCAGGAAGAGCAGGAGGAACTGCAGGTCTACGAGAAACACAACAACCTGCTACACGGCACCAAGAGACGCAG AGAGAAGATCGTGAGTAAGGAGTTCATGAGGAAGTACATCCACATCGCCAAGGTGTTGACCCCTACGTTGACCCAGGAAGCAGCCAATCACATTGCGGAAGAGTACTCCAGGCTGAGAAGCCAGGAACAGCTGGGAGCTGATATTTCCAGA ACGTCCCCAGTAACTGCTCGTACTCTGGAGACCCTGATCCGTCTGTCTTCGGCCCACGCTAAAGCCCGCATGAGTAAGGCTGTGGAGCTGGAGGACTCGGAGGTCGCTGTGGAGCTGGTCCAGTTCGCGTACTTCAAAAAG GttctggagaaggagaagaagagggggaggaaggagcagGAGTCTGactcagaggaggaagagacgaCACAGCGTACCCCTCGCTCAGAGAAGAAGAG GAGTCGCCGTGGTTCCCAGAGCAGCGAGGCCTACGACCCGTATGACTTTGCTGGAGAGAAGGACATCCCTGAGA TCCAGGCTGGCACGCCCAAACCGGCAGAGGAGGAGCCTATGGATGCCCCTGTCCCACCAAGCCAGGACGGGCAGACTGACGGGCAGACTGAGGTGTCTGCAGACAG gCTGAAGGAGTTTAAGTCCTCCCTCTTGGACGTGTTCCGTTCTGCACATGCTCAGTCCGTCAGTATCAACTCTCTGATGGAGAGTGTCAACAAGGACAGAGATGCCCCCTTCACCCTGACAGAGGTCCGGGCCGCCCTCGCTCGCATGCAGGACGACAACCAGATCATGTTGGCCGACGACATCATCTTCCTCATCTAA